A section of the Rhizobium sp. Pop5 genome encodes:
- a CDS encoding UDP-2,3-diacylglucosamine diphosphatase: protein MGHEQLLVTDMMEPRHFRTLFISDVHLGSKAAKADFLLDFLRYHDADTIVLVGDIVDGWRLKRSWYWPQVCNDVVQKLLRKARKGTRVVYIPGNHDEFLRDFPGMHFGGIEVVERMMHDGADGKKYLILHGDEFDVVVRNARLLAYLGDWAYDTAIRINLLLAAVRRRLGMPYWSFSAWAKLQVKHAVNFIGEFERVVAEEARKSGADGVICGHIHHAVIQDMEGIRYINTGDWVESCTAVAEHEDGTFELITWRALASAVPALAAIEMHDEGELAPQAA from the coding sequence ATGGGACATGAGCAGCTGCTCGTGACAGACATGATGGAACCCAGACATTTCCGCACGCTCTTCATTTCCGATGTCCATCTCGGCTCGAAGGCCGCGAAGGCCGACTTCCTGCTGGATTTCCTGCGCTACCATGACGCCGATACGATCGTGCTTGTGGGCGATATCGTCGACGGCTGGCGCCTGAAGCGCAGCTGGTATTGGCCGCAGGTCTGCAACGACGTCGTCCAGAAGCTGCTGCGCAAGGCGCGCAAGGGCACGCGCGTCGTCTACATCCCCGGCAATCACGATGAATTCCTGCGCGATTTCCCCGGCATGCATTTCGGCGGCATCGAGGTCGTCGAGCGCATGATGCATGATGGCGCCGACGGCAAGAAATATCTGATCCTGCATGGCGACGAATTCGACGTCGTCGTCCGTAACGCCCGGCTGCTCGCCTATCTCGGCGACTGGGCCTATGACACGGCGATCCGCATCAACCTTCTGCTCGCGGCCGTCCGCCGCCGTCTCGGCATGCCCTACTGGTCGTTCTCGGCCTGGGCCAAGCTGCAGGTCAAGCATGCCGTCAATTTCATCGGCGAGTTCGAGCGCGTGGTCGCCGAAGAGGCCCGCAAGAGCGGCGCCGACGGCGTGATCTGCGGCCATATCCACCATGCCGTCATCCAGGACATGGAAGGCATCCGCTACATCAACACAGGCGACTGGGTGGAAAGCTGCACGGCTGTGGCCGAGCATGAGGACGGCACGTTCGAACTGATCACCTGGCGCGCGCTTGCCAGCGCCGTGCCGGCGCTTGCCGCCATCGAAATGCATGACGAGGGCGAACTGGCCCCTCAGGCTGCTTGA
- a CDS encoding MFS transporter, translated as MIPAQHTPGEGAPPRFRLLSALSYCAPLLVNGVVLPFFPVWLETHSFSDHEIGIILAIPMVVRVLVAPVVAMIADRLKERADVLLWSGGVSLLTAIALYWTTSFWPVTIVFALQGAAFAPYVPVVESIVISGVRRWGLDYGSMRVWGSIAFIVSTLAGGQLISRWGGGMVLAVMVFGFSMTVVMAIFCPRIGPTRRRGQPIDLPAATGSGLREPHLLLLLIGVAIQQSSHAVLNAFSSIYWHQLGFSGTEVGLLWSAGVASEVTVFFLSKRLNRRFDAWTLIRFGCAVSVCRWILFPMNTGFAGFFLLQCFHGFTYAFVHTGVQRRIVATVQETKESSAQGAYFFYVGMAMGLMTIASGYLYAWLGVVSYYVMALVALSGLGLVISAYYLQPQRMLSGGKTREAA; from the coding sequence ATGATTCCCGCTCAACATACCCCGGGTGAGGGAGCGCCGCCGCGCTTCCGGCTGCTCAGCGCGCTTTCCTATTGCGCGCCGCTGCTGGTCAACGGCGTCGTCCTGCCGTTTTTCCCCGTCTGGCTCGAAACCCATAGCTTCAGTGATCATGAGATCGGCATCATCCTTGCCATACCCATGGTGGTGCGCGTGCTGGTGGCGCCCGTGGTCGCCATGATTGCCGACCGCCTCAAGGAGCGCGCGGACGTATTGCTCTGGTCGGGAGGCGTGTCTCTGCTGACGGCGATCGCGCTCTACTGGACGACCAGCTTCTGGCCCGTGACGATCGTCTTCGCGCTGCAGGGCGCCGCCTTCGCGCCTTATGTGCCCGTCGTCGAATCGATCGTCATTTCGGGCGTGCGCCGCTGGGGGCTCGATTACGGATCGATGCGCGTGTGGGGCTCGATCGCCTTCATCGTCTCGACGCTCGCCGGCGGCCAGCTGATCAGCCGGTGGGGCGGCGGGATGGTACTTGCCGTCATGGTGTTCGGCTTCAGCATGACTGTCGTCATGGCGATCTTCTGTCCGCGCATCGGGCCGACGCGGCGGCGCGGCCAACCGATCGATCTTCCCGCCGCCACCGGCAGCGGTCTGCGAGAGCCGCACTTGCTGCTGCTTTTGATCGGCGTCGCCATCCAGCAATCGAGCCATGCCGTGCTTAATGCCTTTTCCTCGATCTATTGGCACCAGCTCGGCTTTTCCGGCACTGAGGTCGGCCTCCTCTGGAGCGCAGGCGTCGCTTCGGAGGTGACGGTATTCTTCCTGTCGAAGCGGCTCAACCGGCGCTTCGACGCCTGGACGCTGATTCGCTTCGGCTGCGCCGTGAGCGTCTGCCGCTGGATCCTGTTTCCGATGAATACGGGCTTTGCCGGATTCTTCCTGCTGCAATGCTTCCACGGCTTCACCTATGCCTTCGTGCATACGGGCGTGCAGCGGCGGATCGTGGCGACGGTGCAGGAGACGAAGGAATCCTCGGCGCAAGGCGCCTATTTCTTCTATGTCGGCATGGCAATGGGCCTGATGACCATCGCGTCGGGCTATCTCTACGCCTGGCTCGGCGTTGTCAGCTATTACGTCATGGCGCTGGTTGCGCTTTCCGGTCTCGGTCTCGTCATTTCAGCTTATTACCTTCAGCCCCAGAGGATGCTTTCAGGCGGAAAAACCAGGGAAGCGGCGTAG
- the dgcA gene encoding N-acetyl-D-Glu racemase DgcA, with amino-acid sequence MPRILDIQMNSFPIAGTFTISRGAKTEAEVITCTLTEEGAHGRGECVPYRRYGETMESVFAQIEAARPLVEAGISRDDLLSAMPPGAARNAVDCALWDLEAKRTGRSVAARLGLGALKPLTTAYTISLGEPEVMAAQAREHAGRALLKVKVGTGDDESRIRAVRAAAPDAAIILDANEGWPEAVLERHLDIAAQAGVALVEQPLPAGRDGLLAEIRRPLLVCADESVHHAGDLASLADRYDAINIKLDKTGGLSEALAMKTEAERLGFSIMIGCMVGTSLAMAPAVLLAQNADFVDLDGPLLLARDREPGLRYAASLVFPPESILWG; translated from the coding sequence ATGCCGCGCATTCTCGATATCCAGATGAATTCCTTTCCCATTGCCGGGACCTTCACCATCTCGCGCGGGGCAAAGACCGAAGCTGAGGTCATCACCTGCACACTCACTGAGGAAGGGGCGCATGGACGTGGCGAATGCGTGCCCTACCGCCGTTACGGCGAGACGATGGAGAGCGTCTTCGCCCAGATCGAGGCCGCGCGCCCGCTTGTTGAAGCCGGCATCTCGCGCGATGACCTATTGTCGGCGATGCCGCCGGGTGCCGCCCGCAACGCCGTCGATTGCGCCCTCTGGGATCTCGAAGCGAAACGGACGGGCCGGAGCGTCGCCGCCCGCCTCGGCCTCGGCGCTCTGAAGCCGCTGACCACCGCTTACACCATCTCGCTCGGCGAGCCGGAAGTGATGGCCGCGCAGGCCCGCGAACATGCCGGTCGTGCGTTGCTCAAGGTCAAGGTCGGAACCGGCGACGATGAAAGCCGCATCCGCGCCGTCCGCGCGGCCGCACCCGATGCCGCCATCATCCTCGACGCCAATGAGGGCTGGCCGGAGGCGGTGCTGGAGCGTCACCTTGACATCGCGGCGCAGGCGGGCGTCGCCCTTGTCGAGCAGCCGCTGCCGGCAGGCCGCGATGGGCTGCTTGCTGAAATCCGGCGGCCTCTCCTCGTCTGCGCCGACGAAAGCGTCCATCACGCCGGCGATCTCGCAAGCCTTGCCGACCGCTACGACGCGATCAACATCAAGCTCGACAAGACGGGTGGCCTGTCCGAGGCCCTGGCGATGAAGACAGAGGCCGAGCGCCTCGGTTTTTCCATCATGATCGGCTGCATGGTCGGCACTTCGCTCGCCATGGCGCCGGCCGTCCTGCTCGCCCAGAATGCCGATTTCGTCGATCTCGATGGTCCGCTGCTGCTTGCCCGCGATCGCGAACCCGGACTGCGCTACGCCGCTTCCCTGGTTTTTCCGCCTGAAAGCATCCTCTGGGGCTGA